The Onychomys torridus unplaced genomic scaffold, mOncTor1.1, whole genome shotgun sequence genome includes a window with the following:
- the LOC118575875 gene encoding transcription elongation factor A protein-like 3 yields the protein MEELRGENEGKLEKEGKPEDEVESEDEEKSDGEEKPDKKGKPARQGKLGEGAKPDEQGQPQDEGKSEKQGKSEGEGKRQGEGKQDSQAKPASEARAAEKRPAEDYVPRKAKRKTDRGTDDSPKNSQEDLQDRHVSSEEMMRECTDMTRAQEELRKRQKVGGFHWMPRDAQDALVPRGQRGVRGVRGGGRGQRGLHDIPYL from the coding sequence ATGGAAGAACTCCGCGGTGAAAACGAAGGGAAGCTGGAAAAGGAGGGAAAGCCGGAAGATGAAGTAGAGTCTGAAGATGAAGAAAAGTCAGACGGGGAAGAGAAGCCAGACAAGAAAGGGAAGCCAGCACGCCAGGGGAAGCTAGGGGAGGGGGCAAAGCCAGATGAGCAGGGACAGCCACAAGATGAGGGCAAGTCAGAAAAGCAGGGCAAGTCTGAAGGGGAGGGCAAGCGCCAAGGGGAGGGCAAGCAGGATTCCCAGGCCAAGCCAGCCAGCGAGGCGCGAGCCGCAGAAAAGCGCCCTGCTGAAGATTACGTGCCCCGGAAAGCAAAACGAAAAACAGACAGGGGGACAGACGATTCTCCCAAGAACTCCCAGGAGGACTTACAGGACAGGCATGTAAGCAGTGAGGAGATGATGAGAGAGTGTACAGATATGACAAGGGCGCAGGAAGAgctgaggaagaggcagaaagtgGGAGGTTTTCACTGGATGCCAAGAGATGCACAGGATGCGCTAGTCCCCAGGGGCCAGCGGGGAGTCAGGGGAGTGAGGGGCGGAGGCAGGGGCCAGAGGGGCCTACATGACATCCCATACCTTTAA